A region from the Geobacillus vulcani PSS1 genome encodes:
- a CDS encoding glycine--tRNA ligase, whose translation MAATMEEIVAHAKHRGFVFPGSEIYGGLANTWDYGPLGVELKNNIKRAWWKKFVQESPYNVGLDAAILMNPRTWEASGHLGNFNDPMVDCKQCKARHRADKLIEQALEEKGIEMIVDGLPLAKMDELIREHGIACPECGSRDFTNVRQFNLMFKTYQGVTESSANEIYLRPETAQGIFVNFKNVQRTMRKKLPFGIAQIGKSFRNEITPGNFTFRTREFEQMELEFFCKPGEELKWFDYWKQFCKEWLLSLGIKEDNIRLRDHTKEELSHYSNATTDIEYRFPFGWGELWGIASRTDYDLKRHMEYSGEDFHYLDQETNERYIPYCIEPSLGADRVTLAFMIDAYDEEELEDGTTRTVMHLHPALAPYKAAVLPLSKKLADGARRIYEELAKHFMVDYDETGSIGKRYRRQDEIGTPFCITYDFESEQDGQVTVRDRDTMEQVRLPIGELKAFLEEKIAF comes from the coding sequence ATGGCTGCAACCATGGAAGAAATCGTTGCCCACGCGAAACATCGTGGCTTCGTGTTTCCGGGGTCGGAAATTTACGGCGGGCTGGCGAATACATGGGATTACGGCCCGCTCGGCGTTGAGCTGAAAAACAATATCAAACGGGCGTGGTGGAAAAAATTCGTCCAAGAGTCGCCGTACAACGTCGGCTTGGACGCCGCCATTTTAATGAACCCGAGAACGTGGGAAGCGTCAGGCCACTTAGGCAACTTCAACGATCCGATGGTCGACTGCAAACAGTGTAAAGCGCGCCATCGCGCCGACAAATTGATTGAGCAGGCGCTTGAGGAAAAAGGGATCGAGATGATTGTTGACGGCTTGCCGCTAGCGAAAATGGATGAGCTGATCCGCGAGCATGGCATCGCCTGTCCCGAATGCGGCAGCCGCGACTTTACGAACGTACGCCAGTTCAACTTAATGTTCAAAACGTACCAAGGCGTCACCGAGTCAAGCGCCAACGAAATTTATTTGCGCCCGGAGACGGCGCAAGGCATTTTCGTCAACTTTAAAAACGTCCAGCGCACGATGCGCAAAAAATTGCCGTTTGGCATCGCGCAAATCGGCAAAAGCTTCCGCAACGAGATCACGCCAGGGAATTTTACGTTCCGCACGCGTGAGTTCGAACAAATGGAGCTTGAGTTTTTCTGCAAACCGGGCGAAGAGCTGAAATGGTTCGACTACTGGAAGCAATTTTGCAAGGAGTGGCTGTTGTCGCTCGGCATAAAGGAGGACAACATTCGTCTGCGTGATCATACGAAAGAAGAACTGTCCCACTACAGCAACGCCACAACTGACATCGAGTACCGCTTCCCGTTCGGTTGGGGCGAGCTGTGGGGCATTGCGTCACGCACCGATTACGACTTAAAGCGGCATATGGAATACTCAGGCGAGGACTTCCATTATCTCGACCAAGAAACGAACGAACGCTACATCCCGTACTGCATTGAACCGTCGCTTGGCGCCGACCGCGTCACGCTGGCGTTTATGATCGATGCCTATGACGAGGAAGAACTGGAAGACGGAACGACCCGGACGGTGATGCATTTACATCCGGCGCTCGCGCCGTACAAAGCGGCTGTCTTGCCGCTGTCGAAAAAGCTCGCTGACGGGGCGCGCCGCATTTACGAAGAGCTCGCGAAACATTTCATGGTTGACTACGACGAAACCGGCTCGATCGGTAAACGGTACCGCCGCCAGGACGAAATCGGCACGCCGTTTTGCATCACGTACGACTTTGAGTCCGAACAAGACGGCCAAGTCACCGTCCGCGACCGCGATACGATGGAACAAGTGCGGTTGCCGATTGGGGAGCTCAAAGCCTTTTTGGAGGAAAAGATCGCTTTTTGA
- a CDS encoding cell wall hydrolase, producing the protein MGQIAPSIVAHTEEEVKLLARLMRAEAEGDGRLGMLMVGNVGVNRVIANCLDFRGIRSIRQMVFQSPGGFEAVQKGYFYQRAREVDIGLARQVLRGWRYHPATNALWFFKPPEGEPCPPQWFNQWNVGRYKSHCFFAPTPSDCPRVY; encoded by the coding sequence ATGGGTCAGATCGCTCCCTCCATTGTAGCCCACACAGAAGAGGAAGTAAAGTTGCTGGCTCGGCTCATGCGAGCGGAAGCGGAAGGAGACGGGCGGCTTGGGATGCTCATGGTCGGCAACGTCGGCGTCAACCGCGTCATCGCCAACTGCCTTGACTTCCGCGGCATCCGCTCCATCCGGCAAATGGTGTTCCAAAGCCCGGGCGGCTTTGAGGCGGTGCAAAAAGGGTACTTTTACCAACGGGCGCGCGAAGTGGATATCGGACTAGCCCGCCAAGTGCTCCGCGGTTGGCGCTACCACCCAGCGACAAACGCCCTTTGGTTTTTTAAGCCGCCTGAAGGCGAGCCTTGCCCGCCGCAATGGTTCAACCAATGGAACGTCGGCCGCTACAAATCGCATTGCTTCTTCGCGCCGACTCCATCCGATTGTCCGCGCGTTTACTAA
- a CDS encoding STAS domain-containing protein, which translates to MDRKRFHVVHEEQPDRHVVYIKGELDLAAAEQFQRAVEPLAHDASKPLVIRLEELTYIDSTGIGMFVALLKTRKKQEALFMIENVPPKVQRLFDLTGVSYFFSETNNATERVGGQS; encoded by the coding sequence GTGGATAGGAAACGATTTCACGTTGTACATGAAGAACAGCCAGACCGTCATGTTGTATACATAAAAGGCGAGCTTGATTTGGCAGCGGCCGAACAGTTTCAACGCGCCGTCGAACCGCTTGCTCATGACGCGTCAAAACCGCTTGTCATCCGCCTTGAAGAGTTGACGTATATCGACAGCACCGGCATCGGGATGTTTGTCGCACTGCTGAAAACGCGCAAAAAACAAGAAGCGCTGTTTATGATTGAAAATGTGCCGCCAAAGGTACAGCGCCTATTTGATTTGACTGGGGTTTCCTACTTTTTTTCCGAAACGAACAATGCGACAGAAAGGGTCGGAGGCCAATCATGA
- a CDS encoding uracil-DNA glycosylase produces the protein MPILKNDWAPLLEEEFQKPYYLKLREFLKVEYRTRTIYPDMHDIFNALHYTPYANVKVVLLGQDPYHGPGQAHGLSFSVKPGVPVPPSLVNIFKELHDDLGCYIPDNGYLVKWAEQGVLLLNTVLTVRRGQANSHRGKGWEHFTDRVIELVNEKDDPVVFLLWGRNAQEKKERITNPRHLIIEAPHPSPFSAARGFFGHRPFSRTNAFLTEHGREPIDWQIENIGVRTE, from the coding sequence ATGCCGATTCTCAAAAACGACTGGGCTCCGCTGCTTGAAGAGGAGTTTCAAAAACCGTACTACTTGAAGCTGCGCGAATTTTTAAAAGTAGAGTACCGGACGCGGACGATCTATCCCGATATGCACGATATTTTCAACGCTCTTCATTACACGCCGTACGCGAACGTCAAAGTTGTGCTGCTTGGGCAAGATCCGTACCACGGTCCGGGGCAGGCGCACGGGTTGAGTTTTTCCGTCAAGCCGGGTGTGCCGGTGCCGCCGTCTTTAGTGAACATTTTCAAAGAGCTGCATGATGACCTTGGCTGCTACATACCGGATAACGGCTATCTCGTGAAATGGGCCGAGCAAGGGGTGCTATTGTTAAACACGGTGTTGACCGTCCGCCGCGGCCAGGCGAACTCCCACCGCGGCAAAGGGTGGGAACATTTCACCGACCGCGTCATTGAACTCGTCAATGAAAAAGACGATCCCGTCGTCTTTTTGCTTTGGGGCCGGAATGCGCAAGAGAAAAAAGAACGGATTACGAATCCACGCCATCTCATTATCGAAGCGCCGCACCCGAGCCCGTTTTCCGCCGCGCGCGGCTTTTTCGGCCACCGCCCATTTTCGCGGACGAACGCGTTTTTAACCGAGCACGGACGCGAGCCGATCGACTGGCAAATCGAGAACATCGGTGTCCGCACTGAATGA
- a CDS encoding DUF423 domain-containing protein — protein MKTFVLLGALNAFLAVALGAFGAHGLEGKIPDRYLEIWKTAVQYQMFHAAGLLIVGLLLGKAPNVGLIGAAGWVMFAGIVLFSGSLYVLSVTQIKPLGAITPFGGVAFLVAWVMIGYAALKWL, from the coding sequence ATGAAAACATTCGTCCTTCTCGGCGCGCTCAATGCGTTTTTGGCTGTGGCGTTGGGGGCGTTTGGCGCACACGGGTTGGAAGGGAAAATTCCGGATCGTTATTTGGAGATTTGGAAAACGGCGGTGCAATATCAGATGTTTCATGCGGCCGGGCTACTGATCGTTGGACTGCTGCTTGGCAAAGCGCCAAATGTCGGGTTGATCGGTGCAGCGGGCTGGGTGATGTTCGCCGGCATTGTGTTGTTTTCTGGGAGTTTGTACGTATTAAGTGTAACGCAGATTAAGCCGCTTGGCGCGATCACTCCGTTTGGCGGCGTTGCTTTTTTGGTCGCTTGGGTGATGATTGGTTATGCGGCGTTGAAATGGCTGTAA
- a CDS encoding YwdI family protein, which translates to MTISFAAVVAKMEDELHKAKATHDPQRMREHVAAVRALCDLMLETASSSQPSAPAASTGPLVVGGPMSVAGGLSFGVVSVGGRSPDIDDEANGESLLDF; encoded by the coding sequence ATGACGATCTCCTTTGCGGCGGTTGTCGCCAAAATGGAAGACGAATTGCACAAAGCGAAGGCGACCCATGACCCGCAGCGGATGCGCGAACATGTCGCCGCCGTCCGCGCCTTATGTGACTTAATGCTCGAAACAGCTAGTTCTTCACAACCGTCCGCTCCGGCTGCCTCTACAGGGCCGCTTGTCGTCGGCGGGCCGATGTCGGTTGCTGGTGGGCTTTCGTTTGGAGTCGTTTCTGTCGGGGGACGCTCCCCTGACATTGATGATGAGGCGAACGGGGAGTCGTTGTTGGATTTTTGA
- a CDS encoding YkvA family protein, translating into MLKKWKQWAKTLKRDIFVLYSAVRDRRVSIWLRLFMLAVVAYAFSPIDLIPDFVPVLGYIDDLLLLPLGIYLALKWLPKDIVAEHRARAEELAKHGKPTNWAAGALILFLYVLLGVWLLRWLISWTF; encoded by the coding sequence ATGCTGAAAAAGTGGAAACAATGGGCAAAGACGTTGAAACGGGACATATTCGTCTTGTATTCTGCGGTTCGCGACCGGCGCGTTTCCATCTGGCTGCGGCTGTTTATGCTGGCCGTTGTGGCGTATGCGTTCAGCCCGATCGATTTGATCCCCGATTTTGTTCCGGTTCTGGGGTATATCGATGATTTGCTGCTTTTGCCACTTGGTATTTACTTGGCGCTGAAATGGCTGCCGAAAGACATCGTCGCCGAACACCGGGCGCGGGCGGAAGAGCTCGCCAAGCACGGCAAACCGACGAATTGGGCCGCTGGGGCGCTGATCCTTTTTTTATACGTGCTGCTTGGCGTTTGGCTGCTCCGGTGGTTGATTTCGTGGACATTTTGA
- the rsbW gene encoding anti-sigma B factor RsbW, producing the protein MKEHETVVQLSIPADAQFIDIARLTLYGLAAKMGFSYEEIEDMKVAISEACNNVVLHAYNGRSGDIHLRFEMSADALSIVIKDEGKGFDYKQVAKQAAPLSAKPLEDVKAGGLGLFLMGALMDDVTVTTKDGTEVRLTKFRHRGEGEHAHDCISPSSVQEQA; encoded by the coding sequence ATGAAAGAGCATGAAACCGTCGTACAGCTATCCATTCCAGCCGATGCGCAGTTTATTGATATCGCACGTTTGACGTTATACGGGCTGGCTGCCAAGATGGGCTTTTCCTATGAAGAAATTGAAGATATGAAAGTCGCCATCTCTGAAGCGTGCAACAACGTCGTTCTTCACGCATACAACGGGAGAAGCGGTGACATTCATCTGCGCTTTGAGATGAGCGCTGATGCGCTTTCCATCGTGATTAAAGATGAAGGCAAAGGGTTTGATTACAAACAGGTGGCCAAGCAAGCGGCGCCCCTGTCCGCGAAACCGCTTGAAGACGTAAAAGCGGGCGGCCTCGGCCTGTTTTTGATGGGAGCGCTCATGGACGATGTCACCGTCACGACAAAGGACGGAACGGAAGTCCGCCTGACGAAATTCCGCCATCGCGGCGAAGGAGAGCATGCCCATGACTGTATATCCCCCTCCTCTGTCCAAGAGCAAGCTTGA
- a CDS encoding DUF3221 domain-containing protein yields the protein MERYILVSTILGFIVLLFFFNEYRTNQSLNQEATLEGFIIMKEGEVYLVEDPDFVQEDANKLTIQELRRKYNMSKLWIKGFGTLRGIENGQKVKVWYSEILESYPGKVEVIKIEPM from the coding sequence ATGGAAAGATATATTTTAGTGAGTACTATTTTAGGTTTTATAGTATTATTATTTTTCTTTAACGAATATAGAACTAACCAATCTCTTAATCAAGAAGCTACTTTGGAAGGTTTTATAATTATGAAAGAAGGGGAAGTATATTTAGTTGAAGATCCAGATTTTGTTCAGGAAGACGCAAATAAATTAACAATACAGGAATTAAGAAGAAAATATAATATGAGTAAGTTATGGATTAAGGGGTTTGGTACTTTGAGGGGAATAGAAAATGGACAAAAAGTAAAAGTGTGGTATTCAGAGATTTTAGAATCGTATCCGGGCAAAGTCGAAGTTATAAAGATTGAACCTATGTAA
- a CDS encoding sigma-70 family RNA polymerase sigma factor: MTVYPPPLSKSKLDALISAYQRTKTEEAATALLVRFEPLIAAAARKMARSRPDFYEDLFQVGRLSFLRLLDHYDPKQGTSFESYAMKSLIGYMKNYLRDKAWYIQVPRKVKEKGSKVQQAIDELTVKLERSPTIDEIADHLGLSVEETIEVLAGRDHYQAVSLDAPVQDGDKDATTIGDFVADEANEIESLIERMDLEQAIGKLSEQEQIVIDAIFRRGETQRALAERLGVSQMTISRIQKRAIAKLKRQLAAYSS, encoded by the coding sequence ATGACTGTATATCCCCCTCCTCTGTCCAAGAGCAAGCTTGACGCCCTCATTTCCGCCTATCAACGAACAAAGACGGAAGAAGCGGCGACGGCCTTGCTCGTGCGCTTCGAGCCGCTCATTGCGGCCGCAGCGAGAAAAATGGCGCGCAGCCGTCCAGACTTTTACGAAGACTTGTTTCAAGTCGGCCGGCTGTCGTTTTTGCGCCTCCTTGACCATTACGACCCCAAACAAGGAACAAGCTTTGAGTCGTATGCGATGAAAAGCTTGATCGGCTATATGAAAAACTATTTGCGCGACAAAGCCTGGTACATCCAAGTGCCGCGCAAGGTGAAGGAAAAAGGAAGCAAAGTGCAGCAGGCGATCGACGAATTGACGGTCAAGCTTGAACGGTCGCCGACGATCGATGAGATCGCTGACCACTTAGGCTTATCGGTCGAAGAGACGATCGAAGTTTTGGCCGGACGCGACCATTACCAAGCCGTCTCGCTCGATGCCCCGGTGCAAGACGGGGACAAAGATGCGACGACGATCGGCGATTTCGTCGCGGATGAAGCGAACGAAATCGAGTCATTGATCGAGCGAATGGATTTAGAGCAGGCGATCGGCAAATTGAGCGAGCAAGAACAAATCGTCATCGACGCCATCTTTCGGCGCGGGGAAACACAACGTGCGCTCGCTGAGCGGCTCGGCGTCTCGCAAATGACGATCAGCCGCATTCAAAAGCGGGCGATCGCGAAATTAAAGCGGCAGCTCGCCGCCTATTCATCATAG
- a CDS encoding FMN-dependent NADH-azoreductase produces the protein MTKVLYITAHPHDDTQSYSMAVGKAFIDTYKQVHPDHEVIHLDLYKEYIPEIDVDVFSGWGKLRSGKSFEELSDEEKAKVGRMNELCEQFISADKYVFVTPMWNFSFPPVLKAYIDAVAVAGKTFKYTEQGPVGLLTDKKALHIQARGGFYSEGPAAQMEMGHRYLSVIMQFFGVPSFEGLFVEGHAAVPEKAEEIKANAIARAKDLAHTF, from the coding sequence ATGACAAAAGTATTGTACATTACCGCCCATCCGCATGATGACACGCAGTCTTACAGCATGGCGGTCGGGAAGGCGTTTATTGACACGTACAAACAAGTGCATCCGGATCACGAAGTCATTCATCTCGACTTGTATAAAGAATACATCCCGGAAATTGACGTCGACGTATTCAGCGGTTGGGGCAAACTTCGCTCCGGGAAATCGTTTGAAGAGCTGTCTGACGAAGAAAAAGCGAAAGTCGGGCGGATGAACGAACTGTGCGAACAGTTTATTTCCGCCGATAAATATGTCTTTGTGACGCCAATGTGGAACTTTTCTTTCCCGCCGGTATTGAAAGCGTACATTGACGCCGTGGCGGTGGCCGGCAAGACCTTTAAATATACGGAACAAGGGCCGGTCGGATTGCTGACGGACAAAAAGGCGCTCCATATTCAAGCGCGCGGTGGATTTTATTCGGAAGGCCCCGCGGCACAAATGGAGATGGGACATCGGTATTTAAGCGTCATTATGCAGTTTTTCGGCGTGCCGTCGTTTGAAGGGCTGTTTGTGGAAGGGCATGCGGCCGTGCCGGAAAAGGCAGAAGAAATCAAAGCGAACGCCATCGCTCGGGCAAAAGATTTGGCGCACACGTTCTAA
- the pta gene encoding phosphate acetyltransferase → MANDLFTALKTKVAGMGRKIVFPEGTDDRILTAASRLATEQVLQPIVLGDEQAVRVKAAALGLPLEGVEIINPRRYGGFDELVSAFVERRKGKVTEEAARELLLDENYFGTMLVYTGFADGLVSGAAHSTADTVRPALQIIKTKPGIRKTSGVFIMVRGEEKYVFADCAINIAPNSQDLAEIALESAQTAKMFGLQPRVAMLSFSTKGSASSPETEKVVEAVRLAKEMAPDLILDGEFQFDAAFVPEVAKKKAPDSPIQGDANVFIFPSLEAGNIGYKIAQRLGGFEAVGPILQGLNKPVNDLSRGCSAEDAYKLALITAAQSLGE, encoded by the coding sequence GTGGCAAATGATTTATTTACGGCATTAAAAACGAAAGTTGCTGGCATGGGACGGAAAATCGTGTTCCCCGAAGGAACGGACGATCGCATTTTGACGGCGGCGAGCCGTTTGGCGACAGAGCAAGTGCTTCAGCCGATCGTCCTCGGCGATGAGCAAGCCGTACGGGTGAAAGCAGCGGCGCTTGGTTTGCCGCTTGAAGGGGTGGAGATTATCAATCCACGCCGCTATGGCGGATTTGATGAGCTCGTTTCGGCATTTGTGGAGCGGCGCAAAGGGAAAGTGACCGAAGAAGCGGCACGTGAACTTCTTCTCGATGAAAACTATTTTGGAACCATGCTTGTTTATACAGGGTTCGCAGATGGCCTCGTCAGCGGGGCGGCCCACTCGACGGCCGACACCGTCCGACCCGCATTGCAAATCATTAAGACGAAGCCAGGCATCCGCAAAACATCCGGCGTGTTCATCATGGTGCGCGGTGAGGAAAAATATGTGTTTGCCGATTGCGCCATCAACATCGCGCCCAACAGCCAAGATTTGGCGGAAATCGCACTCGAGAGCGCTCAGACGGCGAAAATGTTCGGCCTTCAACCGCGCGTGGCGATGTTAAGTTTTTCCACTAAAGGGTCGGCCTCGTCGCCGGAGACGGAAAAAGTCGTTGAAGCAGTGCGGTTGGCGAAAGAAATGGCGCCGGACCTAATCCTTGACGGTGAGTTTCAATTTGACGCCGCCTTTGTGCCAGAAGTGGCGAAAAAGAAAGCGCCCGATTCCCCCATTCAAGGGGACGCAAATGTCTTTATTTTCCCGAGCCTTGAGGCGGGCAACATCGGCTACAAAATCGCCCAGCGCCTCGGCGGCTTTGAGGCGGTCGGCCCGATTTTGCAGGGGCTGAACAAACCGGTGAACGACCTATCGCGCGGTTGCAGCGCGGAAGACGCCTACAAGCTCGCGCTCATCACCGCCGCCCAGTCGCTTGGGGAGTGA
- the hemQ gene encoding hydrogen peroxide-dependent heme synthase — MSEAAQTLDGWYCLHDFRTIDWSAWKTLPSEEREAAISEFLALVDQWETTESEKQGSHAVYTIVGQKADILFMILRPTLDELHEIETALNKTKLADYLLPAYSYVSVVELSNYLASGSEDPYQIPEVRRRLYPILPKTNYICFYPMDKRRQGQDNWYMLSMEERRELMRAHGMTGRKYAGKVTQIITGSVGLDDFEWGVTLFSDDALQFKKLVYEMRFDEVSARFGEFGSFFVGTRLSAEKVPSFLHV, encoded by the coding sequence ATGAGTGAAGCGGCCCAAACGTTGGACGGTTGGTATTGTTTGCACGATTTCCGCACGATCGACTGGAGCGCATGGAAAACGTTGCCGAGCGAAGAGCGCGAGGCAGCGATCAGTGAGTTTTTGGCGCTTGTCGACCAATGGGAGACGACGGAAAGCGAGAAGCAAGGAAGCCATGCTGTCTACACGATCGTCGGACAAAAAGCGGACATTCTGTTCATGATTTTGCGTCCGACGCTGGATGAGTTGCATGAAATCGAAACAGCGCTTAACAAAACGAAACTCGCTGACTATTTGCTACCTGCGTACTCGTACGTTTCGGTCGTGGAGTTAAGCAACTACTTGGCGTCCGGCAGCGAAGATCCGTACCAAATTCCAGAAGTGCGCCGCCGTCTGTACCCCATTTTGCCGAAAACGAACTATATTTGCTTCTACCCGATGGATAAACGGCGCCAAGGCCAAGACAACTGGTACATGCTCTCGATGGAAGAGCGGCGCGAACTGATGCGCGCCCACGGCATGACCGGCCGAAAATACGCCGGAAAAGTGACGCAAATCATCACCGGCTCCGTCGGCTTGGATGATTTCGAATGGGGCGTCACCTTGTTTTCGGATGATGCGCTCCAGTTCAAAAAGCTCGTTTATGAAATGCGCTTTGACGAAGTAAGCGCCCGTTTTGGCGAGTTTGGCTCCTTTTTCGTCGGCACCCGCCTGTCAGCGGAAAAAGTGCCTTCTTTCCTCCATGTATGA
- the gerQ gene encoding spore coat protein GerQ produces the protein MSNHTENNFYPLDEKQQYHYHAPFDPERQQPYAAYPYGYPYPQPYYPAAYPYSYYPQAAAAPTMTPTTTAPTFGLQAPTFAAPTPTPTTAGPTIPGMLPIEESYIENILRLNKGKVATIYATFENNREWNAKVFRGVIEAAGRDHVILSDPQTGTRYLIPMIYLDYVTFEGEIAYEYPFAGASATPLASYSPR, from the coding sequence ATGTCCAACCATACAGAAAACAATTTCTATCCGCTTGATGAGAAACAGCAATACCATTACCATGCACCGTTCGACCCGGAGCGGCAACAACCGTATGCAGCTTATCCGTACGGCTACCCGTATCCGCAGCCATACTATCCGGCGGCGTACCCGTATTCCTACTATCCGCAAGCGGCGGCCGCCCCGACGATGACGCCGACAACAACCGCCCCGACGTTCGGTTTGCAGGCGCCGACGTTTGCCGCCCCGACGCCGACACCGACCACCGCCGGTCCGACAATTCCGGGGATGCTGCCGATCGAAGAGTCGTACATCGAAAACATTTTGCGGCTAAACAAAGGAAAAGTCGCCACTATCTATGCGACGTTTGAAAACAACCGCGAGTGGAATGCGAAAGTGTTCCGCGGCGTCATTGAAGCGGCCGGGCGCGACCATGTCATTTTAAGCGACCCGCAAACGGGAACACGCTATTTGATCCCGATGATTTACCTCGATTACGTCACATTTGAAGGCGAAATCGCCTACGAATATCCGTTTGCCGGCGCCTCCGCCACGCCGCTCGCCTCCTATTCGCCGCGCTAA
- a CDS encoding SpoIIE family protein phosphatase: MAATLAAGLFGLLLFAGGRLPLLLEFDHPILLSLGFAAVVVCWLVALQGWAVFPHTLSTERLMMGALFFSAGALFSVHFVLSFTEDDVLAALFSLAARFTLAWGLLFLFSRPDEVMERQSGQRWQAFLAAFLYTAAVSLFIHITSPFWPAHGTIRWPFWWRAGEGAVGLLEAAASVFTWRRFRQGRAPASLYWSMALLLFALGQWLLMFGSGYGLWGQLYEMAGFLYVVRAMYVETVEKPYVELKHREQQLEMMANALGEGLLMVNRDGQIVWMNPEASRLIGATLEEAKGKPLFSFVSLAGPDGDKWDWKQLRRVVKRLKSGEVIRVEEEPFRRRDGVCLPVGYTLAPVLENGALAGLVAVLRDMTEKKEKERLEREREQLDFELSLAANMQRTLLQTSSKMDLPSYVDIGVLSVPARVLSGDFYHFAVHQTSVSTGIADVSGKGIPAAMLMTLMKFILDRTVHYGTQPHVYLDLLNRFAYDYTEPSMFVTMFVGNYNEKTHTFSYACAGHEPALWYQAKTKQCVPLTAKGCALGLFPQFSFETKSVVLEPGDFVLLYTDGVTEKRGEEEDDDFSVLASMVARVNLDQPASEIVRELYEHIQAYHQYKPKDDQTLLLLRRR; the protein is encoded by the coding sequence ATGGCGGCAACGCTGGCGGCTGGGCTGTTTGGCTTGCTTCTGTTCGCTGGCGGTCGTCTGCCGCTTTTGCTAGAATTCGATCATCCTATTCTTCTTTCTTTAGGGTTTGCCGCTGTCGTCGTCTGTTGGCTTGTCGCCTTGCAAGGATGGGCCGTATTTCCGCATACGCTGTCAACCGAGCGGCTCATGATGGGGGCGTTGTTTTTTTCTGCGGGGGCGCTCTTTTCTGTTCATTTTGTCCTTTCCTTCACAGAGGACGACGTTTTGGCGGCGCTGTTTTCGCTCGCTGCCCGCTTTACGCTTGCTTGGGGGCTGCTCTTTCTCTTTTCACGGCCCGATGAGGTGATGGAACGGCAAAGCGGGCAACGCTGGCAGGCGTTTTTGGCCGCGTTTTTGTATACGGCGGCTGTTAGTTTGTTCATCCATATCACGTCCCCGTTTTGGCCGGCGCATGGAACGATCCGCTGGCCGTTTTGGTGGCGCGCAGGGGAAGGAGCGGTCGGTTTGCTTGAGGCAGCGGCGTCCGTGTTCACATGGCGGCGTTTTCGGCAAGGGAGGGCCCCCGCTTCCCTATACTGGTCTATGGCGCTTCTATTATTTGCCCTCGGCCAATGGTTGCTCATGTTTGGCAGCGGGTATGGGCTATGGGGACAGCTTTATGAAATGGCTGGATTTTTGTATGTCGTGCGTGCCATGTATGTGGAAACGGTGGAAAAGCCATACGTGGAGCTGAAGCACCGTGAACAACAGCTCGAGATGATGGCGAACGCCCTCGGAGAAGGATTGCTGATGGTGAATCGCGACGGGCAGATCGTTTGGATGAATCCGGAGGCGAGCCGGTTGATCGGCGCCACTTTGGAAGAGGCGAAAGGCAAGCCGCTGTTTTCGTTTGTCTCATTAGCGGGGCCAGACGGCGACAAGTGGGATTGGAAGCAGCTGCGCCGCGTCGTCAAACGGCTGAAAAGCGGCGAGGTGATTCGCGTCGAGGAGGAGCCGTTTCGCCGCCGCGACGGCGTCTGCCTGCCGGTCGGTTATACGCTGGCGCCGGTGTTGGAAAACGGTGCGCTGGCGGGGCTTGTCGCCGTCTTGCGCGACATGACGGAGAAAAAAGAGAAAGAGCGGCTTGAGCGTGAACGCGAACAACTCGACTTTGAGCTGTCGCTTGCCGCGAATATGCAGCGAACGCTTTTACAGACGTCCTCGAAGATGGACTTGCCCTCGTATGTGGACATCGGTGTCCTGAGCGTCCCTGCCCGAGTGTTGAGCGGCGATTTTTACCACTTTGCTGTCCATCAAACATCGGTGTCTACCGGCATTGCCGATGTGTCGGGGAAAGGCATTCCAGCGGCGATGCTCATGACGCTTATGAAATTTATTCTAGACCGGACCGTCCATTACGGAACGCAGCCGCACGTGTATCTTGACCTGTTGAACCGGTTCGCTTATGACTACACCGAGCCGTCGATGTTTGTCACGATGTTTGTCGGCAATTACAACGAAAAAACGCATACGTTCTCGTACGCGTGCGCTGGACACGAACCGGCGCTCTGGTATCAGGCGAAAACGAAGCAATGCGTGCCGCTCACCGCCAAAGGCTGCGCGCTCGGCTTGTTTCCGCAATTTTCATTTGAGACGAAGTCGGTGGTGCTCGAGCCGGGTGATTTTGTGCTGCTGTACACCGACGGGGTGACGGAAAAACGCGGCGAAGAGGAGGACGATGATTTTTCCGTTCTCGCCTCCATGGTCGCCCGCGTCAATCTTGACCAGCCGGCATCGGAAATCGTTCGCGAGTTGTATGAGCATATTCAAGCGTATCATCAATACAAGCCAAAAGATGATCAGACGTTGTTGTTGCTGCGCCGCCGCTAA